ACGTTCGGATTTCTCGGCTGGGCCTGGTATGAAATGTCCGGAGGGGCCGCCTATCAGGCTGGTACGTCCGCCAATGCGGAAGCGGTTGCCGAAGCGGTGCAGGTGCCCGAAGTCGCGCGGGCCGAGACTGGCGCCGCCGATCTGACGTCTGTCTTGCAGGCCCGGGCCGTCCCTGCCGAGATCCCGACACCGAAGCTCGACGTGACGCTCGCCGCCGCCGCTGCGGAAACGCCGGCGAAGATCGCGCCCGCGCCCGCCCCGGCGGTGACCGTCGCTGCCGTCGACGTCCGGAGCGACGCCGCTCCCGCCGCCCCCGAGCTCCAGATCCTCCCGGATCTGCGCGAGGTCACCGGCAATCGCGTCAATATGCGCAACGGGCCGGGCACCGGGTATTCCGTGGTCTCACAGCTTCGGCGCGGTGAGACGGTCGAGGTGATTTCCGATCCCGGTCAGGGCTGGGTCCGGCTCAAGGTGGTCGAGACCGAGCGTGTCGGCTGGATGTCCGACGATTTCCTGCGCATCGTTCTGAACTGAGCGCCGCTTGCGCTGCCCCGGGCTTTGGCCTAGGCCGCCAGCGACGGGCAGGGAAGGGCGCGCATGACCGGAAAATCCGTTCTTATCACCGGTTGTTCCTCGGGGATCGGCTATGACGCCGCGCACGGGCTTCGCGCACGCGGCTGGCGTGTCTTTGCCGCCTGCCGCCAGGAGGCCGACTGCGAGAGGCTGCGCGGTGAGGGGTTTGAGAGCCCGCAGCTCGACTATGCCGACGAGGACAGCATGCGCCGCGCGCTGGACCAGGTGCTGGAGGCCACCGGCGGCACACTGGATGCGCTCTACAACAATGGCGCCTTTGCGGTGCCCGGCGCGCTGGAGGATCTGCCCACAGGTGCGCTGCGCGAGATCTACGAGGCCAATCTCTTCGGCTGGCACACGCTGACACGGGCGGTGATCCCGGTGATGCGGGCGCAGGGGCATGGGCGCATCGTCAACTGCTCTTCGGTGCTGGGCCTGGTGCCGATGCCCTGGCGCGGCGCCTATGTCTCGACGAAATTCGCTCTCGAGGGCCTCACCGACGTGCTGCGGATCGAGATGCGCGACACGCCGATCAAGGTCATTCTTGTGGAGCCCGGTCCGATCACCTCGCGCATCCGCGCGAATTCGGTGCCGCATTTCGAAAAATGGGTGGACTGGCAGGCCTCGCCGCGACGGACGCAATACGAGGGCTCGCTGCTCAAGCGGCTTTATGCGGCGCCGTCGAAAGATACGTTCGAGTTGCCGCCCTCGGCGGTGACGCGCAAGCTGATCCATGCGCTCGAACATCGCAACCCGCGCCCGCGCTACTACGTGACCTTTCCCACCCATCTGATGGGCCGGCTGCGGCGTCTGCTGCCGACCCGGGCGCTGGATGCGCTGATCGACCGCGCCAGATAACCGGTTCGCTTTTTCGCGCCGAGCCGCTATGTCACGGACAAAGCCCGGAGGGAGACCCGATGCGAGACGATCCTTTGTTCATGGTGATGGCCGCGGCGATGCTGGTCGTGGTGGCGATCCTGCTTTTCGGCATCGGCAGCTTTGCCAAGGGCGGCGAGTTCAACAAGAAATACGCGAACAAGGCGATGCGCTGGCGCATCATCGCGCAATTCGTCGCGGTGGTGCTGATCGTGCTGTTCGTTCTGATCCGCAGAGGAGGCTGAGCATGGTCGTTCTGAACAAGATCTATACCCGCACCGGCGACAAGGGCGAGACCGCGCTGGTCAATGGCACCCGCGTGCCGAAATTCGCGCCCCGGGTCGAGGCCTATGGCACGGTGGACGAGCTGAACTCGGTGCTGGGGGTGACCCGGCTGCATGCCGAGGGCGATCTGGACGCGGCGCTGGCGCGGATCCAGAACGACCTCTTCGATCTCGGCGCCGATCTGGGCCGGCCCGAGATGGAGAAGGATGCCGAGGCGGGCTATCCGGTGCTTCGCATCGTCGCTGCGCAGGTCGACCGGCTGGAGGCGGAGATCGACGCGATGAACGCCAAGCTGGAGCCGCTGCGCAGCTTCGTGCTGCCGGGCGGATCGGCGGCGGCGGCGCATCTGCACCAGTGCCGCACCGTGGCGCGCCGCGCCGAGCGCCGCGCGGTGGAGCTGGCCTCGGTCGAAGAGACCAACGAGCACGCGGTGAAATATCTCAACCGTCTGAGCGACTGGTTCTTCGTCGCCTCGCGGATCTGCAACGACGACGGCAAGGCCGATGTTTTGTGGGTTCCGGGTGCGAACCGCTGAAAGCGGCGGGGCGTCCAGCGGACGGCCCGGCCCCCGGAAGCGCCGCGAGGCGCCGGCCCGAGAGGGCGGGGGCGAACCGCTGAAAGCGGCGGGGCGTCCAGTGGACGGCCCGGCCCCGAAACCTGGGCTCCGGCTTTTCCTTGCGAAAGATGTCCGGGGCGCGGAACAAGGCGAAGCCGCCGCGCCATTCCAAGGGCTGACGGTGGCGCAGCTTGCCCCTGTCTGATGTGGTGAGGACGCTCAGCCCGCCCCAGCCACCGGTCGCGCCTCGATCACCACGAAGGCCTGCGCCCAGGGGTGATCGTCGGTCAGCGTCACATGGATGATCGCCTCGTGTCCCTCCGGGGTCATCGCGTCGAGCCGCTCTTTCGCCCAGCCGGTCACATGCATCACCGGCTGGCCGCTGCGCAGGTTGGTGACCGCCATGTCCTTCCAGGCGATGCCCATGCGCAGCCCGGTTCCCAGCGCCTTGGAGCAGGCCTCCTTCGCGGCCCACCGCTTGGCATAGGTGCCGGCCACATCGGCGCGGCGCTCGGCCTTGCGCTGCTCGGTCTCGGTGAAAACCCGATTGCGGAACCGGTCTCCGAACCGGTCGAGCGTGCGCTCGATCCGCTCGATATTCGCCAGATCTGTGCCGATGCCGAGGATCATGCCGCCGGGGCGCGCCGCGTCACGCCCGTGCCTCGTCCATCAGGCGGCGCATCTCGGCGATGGCGGGACCGAGGCCCAGAAAGATCGCCTCGCCAATGAGGAAATGGCCGATATTCAGCTCCATCACCTCGGGGAAGGCCGCCACCGGTTTCACCGTCTCGTAGGTCAGCCCGTGGCCCGCATGCACCTCCAGTCCCAGCGAATGGGCAAAGGCGGTCATCTCGCGCAGGCGCTCCAGCTCAGCATCGCGCTCGGCGAGATTGCCCTCGGCGTGGAAATCGCAATAGGCGCCGGTATGCAGCTCGACCACCTGCGCGCCGATCCGGGCAGAGGCTTCGACCTGCCGTTTGTCGGCGCCGATGAACAGCGACACCCGGCAGCCCGCCGCGCGCAGCGGCTCGACGAAATGTCCCAGCCGGTTCTCGTCCTGCGCCACGTCGAGTCCGCCCTCGGTGGTGCGCTCCTCGCGCTTTTCCGGCACGATGCAGACCGCATGCGGCTTGTGGCGCAGGGCGATGGCTTGCATCTCGTCGGTGGCAGCCATCTCCAGGTTCAGCGGCAGGGTCAGCCCGGCCATCAGCCCGTCGATATCGGCATCCGAGATATGGCGGCGGTCTTCGCGCAGATGCGCGGTGATGCCGTCGGCGCCGGCCTCCTGCGCCAGTTGCGCCGCGCGCAGCGGATCGGGATAGGCGCTGCCGCGCGCATTCCGCACGGTGGCGACGTGGTCGATATTGACGCCCAGCCGCAGGCGTCCGGCAAAATCACTCATTGCATCCTCGTGAGGCATCGCGTTTGGCGCGGAGACTAGACCGCAAAACCGGGCTAGGAAACCGCTTTTCACGGTCAGCCCGCGCTGCGGCCGGCTGCAAGGAACGGTATCATACCAGACCCGGGCGGTATTAGACTTGGCCGCGCAAAGCCCTGAAAATCGTTGCAACACGTCCTCCACGCAAAAGGCACCGCAATGACCAAGATCGACCGGATCGAGACCACGCTCATCGACCTCCCGACCATTCGCGGGCATGTGCTGTCGATGACCACGATGATGGTGCAATCCATCGTTCTGGTGCGGGTCCGCTTCTCCGACGGGTCGGTGGGGCTGGGCGAGGGCACCTCCATCGGCGGCATGAGCTATGGTGCCGAGAGCCCGGAAAGCATCAAGCTGGCCATCGACACCTATATCGCGCCGGTTCTGGAGGGGCTCGACGGCGACCAGATCAATGCGGCCATCGACGCGATGCAGCGTGCGGTCAAGGGCAACCCGATTGCCCGCTGCGCGGTCGAGACGGCGCTCTGGGACGGGCTGGCCAGGCGGCTGGGCGTTTCGGTGGCGCAGCTCTTCGGCGGGCCGGTGCGCCGGGCGATGCCGGTGGCCTGGACGCTGGCCTCGGGCAAATCCGAGACCGATATCGAAGAGGCGCAGGCGATGCTGGAAAGCCGCCGGCACAACATCTTCAAGCTGAAGATCGGCAAGCGCGCGGTGAGGGACGACATCGCCCATGTGGCGGCGATCTGCGACGCGGTGGGCGACCGCTCGTCGATCCGGGTGGATGTCAATCAGGCCTGGTCGCTGAGCGAGGCGCGCTGGGGGCTGAAGGGCTTGCAGGAGATCGGCGTGGATCTGGTCGAGCAGCCCATCGGCGCGCGTTATCGCAAGCAGCTTAAAGCGCTGACCGATGGGTACGAGATCGCGGTGATGGCCGACGAGGCCCTTCAGGGCCCCGAGGACGCGATGGCCTATGCCGCCGGGCGCTCGTCGGATGTCTTTGCGGTGAAGATCGCGCAGTCCGGCGGGCTGAAACGCGGCTCCGAGGTGGCCTCCATCGCGCAGGCGGCGGGGATCGGGCTCTACGCCGGCACGATGCTGGAGGCCGGCGTGGGCACGGCGGCGGCGTTGCAGCTTTTCTCGACCTTCCCCGAGCTCGACTGGGGCACCGAGCTCTTCGGTCCGCTGCTGATGAAGCAGGACATCCTGGCCGAGCCCATCCGCTATGAGGATTTCTCGGTGCATCTGCCGGAGGGCCCGGGGCTGGGTGCGGAGCTGGACGAGGACCGCATCGCCCAGTTCCGCCGCGACCGCAGCGCGCAGGTGGCTGGGGTGGCGGTGCCCGGCGGGGTGTGAGGCCTACTGTTTAATTGGTTGGAGTGTTCAGCTTGAAAATCGTGTGTCAGGTCTTGTTGAAATGGCGGCCTCGAGTCCCAAGCTGAAGTTGACATTTTTCTCGATCGTGCAACTCATGATCCATGGAAATCCAGGCGATCTTCGAAAAGAGCTTTTCTGGTCCTCCGGGAGATGCGGTGTGGATTGTAGAAAGCGCCTCCAACCGAAATTGGTTCGCGTCGGCGAAGCGCAATCTTGCTCCGAACAGCGCAATTTTTTCATTGGAGCGGTATCGTTCGGTCGATCGTGCGCTTTGTCACGTAGTTTGGGGCATCAAAGACCATTTCCCCAGGTGGCAAAGCATACACGTCCTCGGTCTGCCGCCCGCGCTTTTGATTCCCGCTGAGATGGAGCAAGAAGGTCGCTGGGTTCGGCGACCCGACGGGCTTGTTTTACATCGCGAATAACAATCTGTTCCGTCCCGCTTTGCTGAATTTCAGTCTGACGATGCCTCTCGAGTCCTACCCGGGGAATTTCTATCGAGATGCTAGCGCCGTATGCGGCACCCATCCGGATCTCGCTCTCAAAACGCCTTTCGCGCCACGCTCTGTGCGATTTGCACGAAGGTCTTCACATGCGGGCCCTGTTCGTCGAGCCGGTAGTTGAGCGACAGGGAGGTCTCGCCGATCTGCGGGGCGATCTCGCGGAAGCGCACGCCGTTGCGGGCGCCGGAGGCGACCGAGGCCGGCACGATGCAGACGCCTTCGCCGATGGCCACCAGGCTGAGCGCGGTGAGCAGATCCATGGTGAAGAGCTTCTTGCCCACCTCCAGCCCGTGCGCGGCGCAGCTCTCCAGCACCAGATCGGCATAGGAGGGGCGGGGGAATTCCGGGTAGAGGATGAAGCTCTGCCCGCGCAGCTCGTCGATGGTGACGCGGCCCTGCTTTTCGGTCTCCATCGTGTCCGGCATGGCGGCGACCAGCGGCTCGACGCCCAGGTGGATCGTGCGGAACTCGGCATCCTTCAGCGCCGGGCGGGCAAAGGCCACGTCGATTTCGCGGCTGACGAGGCGGCGCTGGAGCTGGGCATTGTTCATCGGCGTCAGCGTCAGGTTCACATCGGGCCGGTTGGCGCGGAAGGATTTGACGATATTGGGCAGGATGCCGAAGGTCGAGGAGCCCACGAAACCGATGCGCAGCCGGCCCTCGGCGCCTTCGCCGAGCCGGCGCACCTCGAGCTGCATGTCCTCGAAATCGCGCACCAGCCCCCGGCCGCGTTCCAGCAGACGCTCGCCGGCCTGGGTCAGGCTCACCGCGCGGCGTCCCCGGTTGAAGAGCACCGCGCCCAGCTCGTCCTCGATCTGCTTGATCTGGCGCGACAGCGGTGGCTGCGCCATGCCCAGCCGTTCGGCGGCGCGGCCGAAATGCAGCTCTTCGGCCACGGCGATGAAATAGGTCAGTTGCTTGAGATTCATGATCGGCGCTCCCCGCCGCCATTCTCGCGTGCGGGCGGCAAAAGAAAAACCCCCGCCGAAGCGGGGGTTTCGCGCCGAATGTCGCAGGGATACGCTTATTCGGCGGCGATCCGGTCCTCGGCGGCGGCGCGCTTGAGGACGAAATCGAATTGCACATGCAGCTCGGTGTCGAGCTCGGGACCGGCCTTTTTGAACTCGGCCACGAGGCTGTCCTTCACCGCAAAGACGCTGTCGTCGTCGAGCCAGGCGGAGGAGCTGTCATAGACCTGGCTGATGAGCGGGCGATAGCCGTCCTTGGACAGGATGAAATGCATGTGGCCGGGGCGGTTGGGGTGGTGACCCATGTAGCGCAGCAGCTCGCCGGCGGTTTCGTTGTCGGGGATCGGATAGGGCACCGGGCGCACCGCGCGGAAGGCGTAGTGGCCGTTCTCGTCGGTCTCGAACCGGCCGCGCAGGTTGTAGTCGGGCTGATCGGGGTCGTGGTTTTCGTAGAGCCCGTTGGGCGCGTCCTCCCAGACATCCATGATCACGCCAGCCAGCGGCTTGCCATCGGCATCGCGGACATGGCCTTCGAAATAGGCGGTCTCCTGATCGTCGAAATTCTTCAGCACGGTCGAGGCGCCCTTGGGCAGAACCGGCGGGTTCTCGCGGTAGAACGGCCCCAGCACGGTGGATTCGCTCTCGCTGCCGCTGACCGGGTTCGACAGCATGTCGACCAGCACCTCGACGCCGAGGATGTCGCCCAGCAGGATGAACTCCTGACGCTTGTCGTCGCAGATCTGCCCGGCGCGGGCGAGGTAGTCACAGGCGGCGAGGAACTCGTGGTGCTGGAGCTTCACGTCCTTGCAGAAGGCGTGCAGGTGCTTGATCAGCGCGGTCATTATCTCGCGCTGACGGGCGTCGATCTCGCCGTTCCGGCCCAGCGACGCGGTGACCACGTCGGTGACGTTTTCCAGGGTGATTGCCATGATGATCTCCTCCCGAGATGACATATTCAAATCATGGCGGACAGTCGCGCTTTGCGGGGCGCAATCCAATATCCGCGAAGGTATTGCGCAATACTCTTCTGCATCCGCCCGCTTGGGTATCGGCTGATACTCGTGCCGTCATTGCTGTGACCAAGCGGCGCGCGCATGGTCCGCGCGACGCAAGGCATGGGAGGCGAAATGCTGCAAGAGATCCAAGCGATGCCCGCCGGGCTGGCGGCGCGCCCGCATCTGCTGCGCCTGGGGCGGCTGGTGTCGGAGACGGTGCTGCTCAAGGTCGGCGATATCGAGCACTATCTGGTCTTCGACAAGGGCGCGCTGGCCGAGATCGTGCCGGGCCCGTCGAAGAAGATCCCCTACCGCGTGGCGCTGGTCACCGACCGCGAGGCGCTGGAGAAATTCTGGCAGCCGATCCCCGAGCCGGGCTTTCACGATATCTTCGGGCTGGTGAAGATCGGCCGCGCCGAGATTCTCGGCGACATCCTGTTTCTGGTGAAGAACCTGCGCTTCTTCAAAGAGCTTCTGGCATTGCCGCGGGAGGGCCGGGCATGAGCATCGAACCGATCATTGGCCGCTATCTGACCGTCGAGGTCGCAGGCCGCGCGCAACGCATCTATTTCGAGGAGGCCGGGCAGGGCCGCCCGGTGCTCTGCCTGCACACGGCGGGCGCCCATACCGGTCAGTGGCGGCATCTGATGAACGATGCCGAGGTGACCGGCGCCAACCGCCTGATCGCCTTCGACATGCCCTGGCACAGCAAATCGCTGCCGCCCGAGGGCTTCCAGACCGAGGAATACCTGCTCACCACAGACGCCTATATCGAGACCATCCTGGCGGTGATGGATGGGCTGGGGCTGGAAAAGCCGGTGCTGGCGGGCTGTTCGATGGGCGGGCGCATCGCGCTTCAGCTCGCGGCGCTGCATCCCGAGCGCTTTGCCGGCTTCATCGCCATCGAGGCCAGCGACTTCCAGCCCGCCTGGTACGATATCGACTGGTTCCACCGTCCCGACGCCCATGGCGGCGAGATGGGCGCGGCGCTGGTCTCGGCCAATATCTCGCCCTACGCACCGGAGGCGGAGCGCTGGAATACGCTGTGGATGTTCATGCAGTCGGGGCCGGGCGTGTTCCGGGGCGATTTGAGCTTTTACACCAGGGATGACAGCCTGATCCCGCGTCTGGGGCAGATCGACACTGCCAAAACGCCCGTGCATATCATCGCCGGCGCCTACGATCTCACCTGCACGCCCGAGGATGCAAAACGCACGGCGGATGCGATCCCCGGTGCGACGCTTGCGATCATGGACGAGCTGGGTCATTTTCCGATGAGCGAGCATCCGCAGGGCTTCCGCCCGTATTTCCTGGATGCGCTATCGAGGATGTCATGAGCGAAACCCCCTGTATCATCTGCGTGGCGATCACCGGATCGCTGCCCACCAAGGCGGACAACCCCGCCGTGCCGATCACCGTCGAGGAGCAGGTCGCATCGACCCGCGAGGCCTTTGAGGCGGGGGCGACCGTCGCCCATTGCCATGTGCGCGACGACGAGGGCAAGCCGACCTCGGATCCCGAGCGGTTCGCGCAGCTGAAAGCAGGGATCGAGGCGGCATGCCCCGGCATGATCGTGCAGCTTTCCACCGGCGGGCGCTCCGGCGCCGGGCAGGCGCGCGGCGGCATGCTGCCGCTCGCCCCCGACATGGCCTCGCTCTCGGTGGGCTCGAACAACTTTCCGACGCGGGTCTACGAGAACCCGCCGGATCTGGTCGAATGGCTGGCCTCCGAGATGAAAACCTATGGGGTGAAGCCCGAGATCGAGGCGTTCGATCTCTCGCATATCTATCAGGCCAAGGCGATGGCCGAGCGGGGCGCGCTCGAAGGCACGCCCTATGTGCAGTTCGTCATGGGCGTGAAGAACGCCATGCCCGCCGACAAGCGGGTGTTCGACATCTATGTCGAGACGGTGAAGCTGCTTTTCGGCGCCGACGCGCCCTGGTGCGCGGCGGGGATCGGGCGGCATCAGATCGAGGTCAACGAGTGGGCGGCGGCGGCCGGCGGCCATCTGCGCACCGGGCTCGAGGACAATATCCGGCTCGACCGCGACACGCTGGCCCCTTCCAACGCGGCGCTGGTGACGCGGGCGGCGGAGGTGGCGAAACGCCATGGCCGCCCCATCGCGACGCCGGAACAGGCGCGGCGCATGCTGGGGCTCCGCGCCGCCTGATCGCGGCCCCGAAGGGCGGCGCTGTGACGCGGGCAGGCCGTTTGCCTCGGCCCCATGCCGGGTCTAAGACAGGCCGATAGCGGAACTTTTCGGGGCATCTCTTGGCCAAACGCACGTCACCGGACCGGCTGTTGCCGAAACAGGCTCAGGGCACGTTGCGCCGCGCCGCGCTGCTCTCGGCGCTGGCCGCCGCGCTCTGGCCCTTGCAGGCGCTGGCGCTGGCCTGGGGCATTGGCGGCTGGGTGACAGAGGCCGCGCCGCAGGCGAGTCTAGCCGCCGCCGGGGCTTTTGCGGTCATCGGGATTGTCCGCGCGGTCGCCGACCGTATCGCCGCGCGGCTGGCCTTTCACGCCGCCGATGGCGTCATCCACGATTTGCGGCAGGCGCTGCTGACCCGCGAGGCGCGGCGTCCGGGGGCGGCGGCCTCCTCCGCCGCGCTGGCGGCGATGCTGACCGAAAAACTGGCCATTCTCGGGCCGTGGATCACCCGTTACCGCCCGGCCATGGCACGCACCAAACTGGTGCCGCTGCTGATCCTGGCGCTGGCCTTTTACGTGTCCTGGGCGGTCGGGGTGATTTTTCTCGTCGCCGGGCCGCTGATCCCGGTCTTCATGGCGCTGGTGGGCATGGCCGCGAAAGAGGCAAGCGCCCGCCAGATGGTCGAGATCGGCGATATGAACACGCTGCTGATCGACCGCATCGCCGCGCTGCCCGATATCCTGCTGCTGAACGCGGGCGATGCGTCGCGCGCCGCCTTCGAGGCGCGCGCCGAGGGGCTGCGCGAGCGCACCATGGCGGTGCTGCGGGTGGCGTTCCTGTCGTCGACGGTGCTGGAGCTGTTTTCGGCCATCGGCGTGGCGCTGGTGGCGGTCTATGTCGGCTTTTCGCTGCTGGGCGAGGTGAATTTCGGCACCTGGGGCACCGGCCTGACGCTGGCAGAGGGGGTGTTTCTGCTGCTGCTGGCGCCGGAGTATTTCCAGCCTTTGCGCGACCTCGCTGCCGCCTGGCACGATAAGGCCGCCGCCGAGGCGGTGGCCGACGAGCTGGATGCGCTGGAAGCGGACGAGACGACGCCGGTGCTGGGGCAGGGCGCCCGCGCCGAGCCGCTGGCCGGACCGGCTTCCGTCGCGCTGAGCAGTGTCGCGGTGCGGCGCGGAGACCAGTTGCTCGCGCTGCCGGATCTCGACGTGGCGCCGGGCGAGAGCGTCGCGCTCTCCGGCCCCAGCGGCACCGGCAAATCCACCGCGCTCGATCTGATCGCCGGGCTGCTGACGCCGGAAGAGGGTCAGGTGACGGTGGCCGGTCAGGCGCTGGCTTGCGAGATCGCCGATGCCTGGCGCGCGCGTGTCGCCTATGTGCCGCAGAGCGTGCATGTGCCCGACATGACCCTGCGCCGCTTTCTCGATCCGCATGACCTTAGCGCCGACATGGACGCGGCGCTGCGCAAGGCCCGTGCCGAGGGCATCGTCGCGGCGCTGCCAGAGGGGCTGGAGACCGTTCTGGGCGAGACCGGCGCCGGCGTTTCGGGCGGCGAGGCGCGGCGGCTGCTGCTGGCCCGCGCTTTCCTGACCGGGGCCGACGTGATCCTTGCCGACGAGCCGACCGCCGATCTCGACGCCGCCAATGGCGGGGCGATCATCGACGCGCTGGCGGCGCTCGCTGCCGAGGGTCGCACGGTGATCGTGGCCACCCACGACCCTGCGCTCTCTGGTGCGATGGGGCGGGTTGTGACGGTCGGGGAGGGCGCGGCATGAGGCGGCTCTGGCAGGTTCTGCGGCTGCTCTGGAAGGCCGAGCCCTGGGCGATGTGGCGCGGCGCGGCGCTGGCCGTGGCGGTGCTGATCATGGGCGCGGCGCTGCTCGGGCTCTCGGGTTGGTTCATCACCGCC
The window above is part of the Salipiger abyssi genome. Proteins encoded here:
- a CDS encoding SH3 domain-containing protein: MTRFILLTFGFLGWAWYEMSGGAAYQAGTSANAEAVAEAVQVPEVARAETGAADLTSVLQARAVPAEIPTPKLDVTLAAAAAETPAKIAPAPAPAVTVAAVDVRSDAAPAAPELQILPDLREVTGNRVNMRNGPGTGYSVVSQLRRGETVEVISDPGQGWVRLKVVETERVGWMSDDFLRIVLN
- a CDS encoding SDR family NAD(P)-dependent oxidoreductase; translated protein: MTGKSVLITGCSSGIGYDAAHGLRARGWRVFAACRQEADCERLRGEGFESPQLDYADEDSMRRALDQVLEATGGTLDALYNNGAFAVPGALEDLPTGALREIYEANLFGWHTLTRAVIPVMRAQGHGRIVNCSSVLGLVPMPWRGAYVSTKFALEGLTDVLRIEMRDTPIKVILVEPGPITSRIRANSVPHFEKWVDWQASPRRTQYEGSLLKRLYAAPSKDTFELPPSAVTRKLIHALEHRNPRPRYYVTFPTHLMGRLRRLLPTRALDALIDRAR
- a CDS encoding twin transmembrane helix small protein translates to MRDDPLFMVMAAAMLVVVAILLFGIGSFAKGGEFNKKYANKAMRWRIIAQFVAVVLIVLFVLIRRGG
- a CDS encoding cob(I)yrinic acid a,c-diamide adenosyltransferase → MVVLNKIYTRTGDKGETALVNGTRVPKFAPRVEAYGTVDELNSVLGVTRLHAEGDLDAALARIQNDLFDLGADLGRPEMEKDAEAGYPVLRIVAAQVDRLEAEIDAMNAKLEPLRSFVLPGGSAAAAHLHQCRTVARRAERRAVELASVEETNEHAVKYLNRLSDWFFVASRICNDDGKADVLWVPGANR
- the acpS gene encoding holo-ACP synthase, with the translated sequence MILGIGTDLANIERIERTLDRFGDRFRNRVFTETEQRKAERRADVAGTYAKRWAAKEACSKALGTGLRMGIAWKDMAVTNLRSGQPVMHVTGWAKERLDAMTPEGHEAIIHVTLTDDHPWAQAFVVIEARPVAGAG
- a CDS encoding pyridoxine 5'-phosphate synthase codes for the protein MSDFAGRLRLGVNIDHVATVRNARGSAYPDPLRAAQLAQEAGADGITAHLREDRRHISDADIDGLMAGLTLPLNLEMAATDEMQAIALRHKPHAVCIVPEKREERTTEGGLDVAQDENRLGHFVEPLRAAGCRVSLFIGADKRQVEASARIGAQVVELHTGAYCDFHAEGNLAERDAELERLREMTAFAHSLGLEVHAGHGLTYETVKPVAAFPEVMELNIGHFLIGEAIFLGLGPAIAEMRRLMDEARA
- a CDS encoding muconate/chloromuconate family cycloisomerase → MTKIDRIETTLIDLPTIRGHVLSMTTMMVQSIVLVRVRFSDGSVGLGEGTSIGGMSYGAESPESIKLAIDTYIAPVLEGLDGDQINAAIDAMQRAVKGNPIARCAVETALWDGLARRLGVSVAQLFGGPVRRAMPVAWTLASGKSETDIEEAQAMLESRRHNIFKLKIGKRAVRDDIAHVAAICDAVGDRSSIRVDVNQAWSLSEARWGLKGLQEIGVDLVEQPIGARYRKQLKALTDGYEIAVMADEALQGPEDAMAYAAGRSSDVFAVKIAQSGGLKRGSEVASIAQAAGIGLYAGTMLEAGVGTAAALQLFSTFPELDWGTELFGPLLMKQDILAEPIRYEDFSVHLPEGPGLGAELDEDRIAQFRRDRSAQVAGVAVPGGV
- a CDS encoding LysR family transcriptional regulator; amino-acid sequence: MNLKQLTYFIAVAEELHFGRAAERLGMAQPPLSRQIKQIEDELGAVLFNRGRRAVSLTQAGERLLERGRGLVRDFEDMQLEVRRLGEGAEGRLRIGFVGSSTFGILPNIVKSFRANRPDVNLTLTPMNNAQLQRRLVSREIDVAFARPALKDAEFRTIHLGVEPLVAAMPDTMETEKQGRVTIDELRGQSFILYPEFPRPSYADLVLESCAAHGLEVGKKLFTMDLLTALSLVAIGEGVCIVPASVASGARNGVRFREIAPQIGETSLSLNYRLDEQGPHVKTFVQIAQSVARKAF
- a CDS encoding dioxygenase family protein; translated protein: MMAITLENVTDVVTASLGRNGEIDARQREIMTALIKHLHAFCKDVKLQHHEFLAACDYLARAGQICDDKRQEFILLGDILGVEVLVDMLSNPVSGSESESTVLGPFYRENPPVLPKGASTVLKNFDDQETAYFEGHVRDADGKPLAGVIMDVWEDAPNGLYENHDPDQPDYNLRGRFETDENGHYAFRAVRPVPYPIPDNETAGELLRYMGHHPNRPGHMHFILSKDGYRPLISQVYDSSSAWLDDDSVFAVKDSLVAEFKKAGPELDTELHVQFDFVLKRAAAEDRIAAE
- a CDS encoding alpha/beta fold hydrolase, which produces MSIEPIIGRYLTVEVAGRAQRIYFEEAGQGRPVLCLHTAGAHTGQWRHLMNDAEVTGANRLIAFDMPWHSKSLPPEGFQTEEYLLTTDAYIETILAVMDGLGLEKPVLAGCSMGGRIALQLAALHPERFAGFIAIEASDFQPAWYDIDWFHRPDAHGGEMGAALVSANISPYAPEAERWNTLWMFMQSGPGVFRGDLSFYTRDDSLIPRLGQIDTAKTPVHIIAGAYDLTCTPEDAKRTADAIPGATLAIMDELGHFPMSEHPQGFRPYFLDALSRMS
- a CDS encoding 3-keto-5-aminohexanoate cleavage protein, which codes for MSETPCIICVAITGSLPTKADNPAVPITVEEQVASTREAFEAGATVAHCHVRDDEGKPTSDPERFAQLKAGIEAACPGMIVQLSTGGRSGAGQARGGMLPLAPDMASLSVGSNNFPTRVYENPPDLVEWLASEMKTYGVKPEIEAFDLSHIYQAKAMAERGALEGTPYVQFVMGVKNAMPADKRVFDIYVETVKLLFGADAPWCAAGIGRHQIEVNEWAAAAGGHLRTGLEDNIRLDRDTLAPSNAALVTRAAEVAKRHGRPIATPEQARRMLGLRAA
- the cydD gene encoding thiol reductant ABC exporter subunit CydD, with translation MAKRTSPDRLLPKQAQGTLRRAALLSALAAALWPLQALALAWGIGGWVTEAAPQASLAAAGAFAVIGIVRAVADRIAARLAFHAADGVIHDLRQALLTREARRPGAAASSAALAAMLTEKLAILGPWITRYRPAMARTKLVPLLILALAFYVSWAVGVIFLVAGPLIPVFMALVGMAAKEASARQMVEIGDMNTLLIDRIAALPDILLLNAGDASRAAFEARAEGLRERTMAVLRVAFLSSTVLELFSAIGVALVAVYVGFSLLGEVNFGTWGTGLTLAEGVFLLLLAPEYFQPLRDLAAAWHDKAAAEAVADELDALEADETTPVLGQGARAEPLAGPASVALSSVAVRRGDQLLALPDLDVAPGESVALSGPSGTGKSTALDLIAGLLTPEEGQVTVAGQALACEIADAWRARVAYVPQSVHVPDMTLRRFLDPHDLSADMDAALRKARAEGIVAALPEGLETVLGETGAGVSGGEARRLLLARAFLTGADVILADEPTADLDAANGGAIIDALAALAAEGRTVIVATHDPALSGAMGRVVTVGEGAA